One window of Vitis riparia cultivar Riparia Gloire de Montpellier isolate 1030 chromosome 5, EGFV_Vit.rip_1.0, whole genome shotgun sequence genomic DNA carries:
- the LOC117914991 gene encoding uncharacterized protein LOC117914991 — MDKEEEDGGSVHLQVSELTKLRGACSSGDTMFTPQSSIEKGDSNNSNSVFAIRPAVSAPEKQLTIFALRLAVLEKVATSLGTLGFIWATVVLLGGFAITLAKTDFWFITIILLIEGTRIFSRSHELEWQHQATWSVTDVGINSFRALRSSSHFLFETVKSICRPIAVRKQSQHSREVSGRNNPEASPGNWGTRKMRSRTWKTSDVPLLPYAPWVFLSRNISKLLYWLQLLSATACVVLSLLKLIKHDYGEVAKGDSDKRNRKSALTIFYALALAEALMFLMEKAYWEWKLSFCRLLEKVNKECDLGDTGMVSIRRFFYDAYSKCVNGSIFDGLKMDMVSFAMDLLASNSPDEQLIGARILRQFAMSERYSDDTLQKIGINLPVIERLVEMLNWKDPQEEEIRQSAAEILSKLAGKKQNSLRVAGIPGAMESISSLLQTHRNPSSAPDEICEKKIIFDQGNYGYWTFNHLGLLILKKLARDHDNCGKIGNTRGLLPKIVDFTHAEDRLLKDENVTQSQILTVKRSLQLVKMLASTTGSTGKLLRSEISEVVFTISNIREILRNGEKHPKLQKLGIEILTSLALEENATERIGGTGGVLKGLFNIFFKQGMAGDQNHVKIAAGQALAMLTMDSKSNCHRILKLKVLEKLVGALEVPLLRVNAARILRNLCAFSGSECFNQLTGVRAAAPTVLKAIMSEENKLQEVMLGLAAHGFKFMTSEESSVFFEKTGIKEVHLAHELVEILRKYKYPPTKVPRIRRFTIELAIWMMRDKETNVHIFKDLGMEKELEAVLETTSEIESFNIFSGTVGLNRHGTSMHSLVETALKLLEEQ; from the exons ATGGATAAAGAGGAGGAGGATGGAGGGAGTGTTCATTTGCAGGTTTCAGAGCTGACAAAGCTGAGAGGAGCCTGCAGTTCAGGAGACACCATGTTTACACCCCAGAGCAGTATTGAGAAGGGAGACAGCAACAATTCAAATTCTGTTTTTGCGATAAGGCCAGCAGTTTCTGCACCAGAGAAGCAGCTCACAATCTTTGCTCTTAGGCTTGCAGTTCTGGAGAAGGTAGCTACTAGTCTGGGAACTCTAGGGTTTATCTGGGCAACAGTTGTTCTTCTAGGAGGTTTTGCCATTACTTTGGCGAAGACCGACTTCTGGTTCATCACCATTATTCTGTTGATTGAAGGGACTCGGATTTTTAGCAGGAGCCATGAGCTTGAGTGGCAGCACCAAGCCACCTGGTCGGTTACAGATGTTGGGATTAATAGTTTCCGGGCCCTGAGGTCAAGCTCACACTTCCTATTTGAAACTGTGAAATCAATTTGCAGGCCAATTGCAGTCAGGAAACAAAGCCAACATAGTAGAGAAGTTTCAGGGAGGAACAACCCTGAGGCAAGTCCGGGAAACTGGGGGACTAGGAAGATGCGGAGTCGAACATGGAAGACTTCAGATGTTCCTCTGCTGCCATATGCACCTTGGGTTTTCCTGTCCAGGAATATCAGTAAGCTTCTCTATTGGCTCCAGCTTTTATCTGCAACAGCCTGTGTTGTTCTCTCATTGCTGAAGCTCATCAAACATGACTATGGGGAGGTGGCAAAAGGGGATTCTGACAAGAGGAACCGGAAATCTGCTCTGACTATTTTCTATGCCTTGGCCTTGGCAGAGGCTTTGATGTTTCTAATGGAGAAAGCTTACTGGGAGTGGAAGCTCAGCTTCTGTAGACTGTTGGAGAAGGTGAATAAGGAGTGTGACTTGGGGGATACAGGTATGGTTTCAATCAGAAGGTTCTTCTATGATGCCTATTCCAAATGTGTTAATGGAAGCATTTTTGATGGTCTGAAAATGGACATGGTTTCTTTTGCCATGGATCTCTTGGCCTCCAATTCCCCTGATGAACAACTTATTGGAGCTAGAATTCTCCGGCAGTTCGCCATGAGTGAGAGGTATTCTGATGACACCCTTCAGAAGATTGGTATAAATTTACCTGTGATTGAAAGATTAGTCGAGATGTTGAACTGGAAAGATCCCCAAGAAGAAGAGATCAGGCAATCCGCCGCAGAAATCCTTTCAAAACTAGCAGGGAAAAAGCAAAACTCCCTGAGGGTTGCCGGAATACCTGGTGCGATGGAATCAATTTCATCTCTGCTGCAAACCCACAGAAACCCCAGCAGTGCACCTGATGAAATCTGTGAGAAGAAAATCATCTTCGACCAAGGAAACTACGGGTACTGGACATTCAATCATCTGGGACTTCTTATCCTGAAGAAACTGGCTCGTGACCATGATAACTGTGGGAAGATTGGAAACACAAGGGGCCTCCTGCCAAAAATCGTAGACTTTACACATGCTGAAGACAGGCTGTTGAAGGATGAGAATGTGACACAATCTCAGATTCTCACCGTGAAGAGATCTCTGCAACTGGTCAAGATGCTGGCAAGCACAACAGGCAGCACAGGGAAGCTTCTCAGAAGTGAGATTTCAGAGGTAGTTTTCACAATCAGCAACATCAGAGAAATCCTGAGGAATGGGGAGAAACATCCAAAGCTACAAAAACTGGGCATAGAGATTTTAACCAGTCTGGCACTGGAAGAGAATGCAACAGAGAGGATTGGGGGCACAGGTGGAGTTCTTAAAGGACTGTTCAACATTTTCTTCAAGCAGGGAATGGCAGGGGACCAGAATCATGTAAAGATAGCAGCTGGTCAAGCTCTGGCAATGCTGACAATGGACAGTAAGAGTAACTGTCATCGCATACTCAAACTCAAGGTGTTGGAAAAGCTGGTGGGAGCCTTGGAGGTTCCATTGCTTAGAGTGAATGCTGCTAGAATCTTAAGAAATTTATGCGCCTTCAGTGGATCAGAGTGCTTCAACCAGTTGACGGGGGTCAGAGCTGCAGCACCAACA GTGCTCAAGGCGATTATGTCAGAAGAGAACAAACTGCAGGAAGTAATGCTTGGACTAGCAGCACATGGTTTCAAATTCATGACTTCCGAAGAATCAAGCGTTTTCTTCGAGAAAACTGGGATTAAAGAAGTGCATTTAGCTCATGAactggtggagattctgaggaAGTACAAGTATCCACCAACTAAGGTTCCAAGAATAAGGCGTTTCACCATAGAGTTAGCAATTTGGATGATGCGAGACAAAGAAACAAATGTTCATATTTTCAAGGATTTGGGGATGGAGAAGGAGCTGGAGGCTGTGTTAGAGACAACCTCAGAGATAGAAAGTTTCAACATTTTCTCTGGTACTGTTGGGCTGAACCGCCATGGCACAAGCATGCATTCCTTAGTTGAGACTGCATTGAAGTTGCTGGAAGAACAGTAA